The Pseudoalteromonas tunicata genome segment TTATCAAAGATGCACAATTTATTGCCCAACTGGTACAAGCCGATGTTCATCTGGTTAATTCTTATGCCGGTACACCAATTAATATTGCTATCGAAATTCCTGAGTTTAACGTTGCAGAGTTTAATACTTCAGTTAAAAATCACCATTTAAAATGTACAGCAGAACTTGCTGAACAATTTTCAGTAGCACCAACGCATTGCCATGTTAAAGAAGGCCTACCAGAAGACGTTATTCCTGTTGTAGCCAATGAGCTTGATGTCGAATTAGTGGTTATTGGTACGGTAGGACGCACAGGTTTAAGTGCAGCCTTAATGGGAAATACCGCAGAACATGTTATTGATGGCTTAAATTGTGATGTATTAGCACTCAAACCTGAAGGATATAAAAGTCCTCTGGATAAATGAGCGGTAATTGCTTTTTAACTGGCGCAAATCCCCCTATAATACGCCCCTTTATTTGTCGCATCGAATCTAGGGGCTTTAATGTCACATTCACTTACAGCTAAAACGAAATATAACTTTAACAAGTTGCAAAAGCGTTTGCGTCGCCTAACTGGGCAGGCAATTGCCGATTTTAATATGATTGAAGATGGTGATCGTATTATGGTTTGCATGTCTGGCGGCAAAGATAGCTATACAATGTTTGACATACTTCAAAGCTTACAGCGTGCAGCGCCTATTAAATTTGAACTGATTGCGGTAAATCTTGATCAAAAGCAACCAGGATTTCCTGAACATGTTCTACCTCAGTACTTTGAGTCTTTAGGTGTGGAATATAAAATTGTTGAAGAAGACACCTATAAAATTGTTACCGATATAATTCCTGAAGGTAAAACAACCTGTTCGTTATGTTCACGTTTGCGTCGCGGCATTTTATACCGTACAGCAAAAGAGCTTGGCGCGACAAAAATTGCGCTTGGTCATCACCGAGATGACATGATTGAAACATTGTTTTTAAACATGTTTTACGGTGGCAAGCTCAAGGGAATGCCTGCAAAATTGGCCAGCGATGATGGCCAGCACATGGTCATTCGCCCTTTAGCATATTGTAAAGAAGCGGACATTGAAGAATATGCTGAGCATAAAGAATTCCCGATCATTCCATGTAACTTATGTGGTTCACAAGAAAACCTACAGCGTAAAAACATTAAAATGATGCTGCAAGAATGGGATAAAACCAACCCAGGGCGCATTGAAACAATTTTTACTGCCATGCAAAATGTGACGCCGTCACACCTTGCGGATAACAACCTGTTTGATTTTAAAAATTTACAAAAATCAGATGTGGCTATTGGCGAGGGTGATATTGCACTAGATAAAGTAGAAGTACCCGCTATTCCGGTTGGATTAATTCAAGATTCTGAAGATAACGATGTGATGGTGGTTGAGTTAAACTAAGCGATAAGCGATAAGCGATAAGCGATAAGCGATAAGCGATAAGCGATAAGCGATAAGCGATAAGCGATGGCTATCGCTCGAACTTAATAAAAAAGCGACTTCAAAAGTCGCTTTTTTATTAGTTTATTGTTCAAAGTTAAACAGCAATTACTTTTAATATCAATAAGTTAAAGTAAATTTTTAGACCTGTTACTTTTCAAGATAAGGTAAAATTCTAACGGGTGCTTGAGAAAAAAGAACTGCGTCTTTTTGTGTTTCCCAGCTTTGATCAACTTTGCTAAAACAGCGATTTTTTACACATTGCCACTGCTCTTTATCATTAACAGCTTCGGCCAAATCTGTAAACTCCACCGTAATACCGGTCATGTGCGGCATCAAAAAAGAAAATACTTTACTCATTAAAAAACCAGATAAATCGTCCATTAATTTATCCAGCTCTTGATAGGTTGCAAATAACTGCTGCTTCGTCACGCTTTGACTATAATCATCTCGCGCTTCAATTTGCATCTGTAACTGACATTGCGCTGATGAGTGCTGCACCACTATGACCGCTTTATCTTGATCTAATTGTTTTTCAAAAGGCAGTAATAACTGCCCTTTGTCAGTAAAACTTAATGGCTGCTCATATTGTTCAGTTACAATTCTACCCGATAAAATATCACATGGCAGCGAGGGTGTTTGCCCATCAACCAAATAAAAGCCAACACTCGCTAACAGATAATCGCCTTTATTTACCACCTTCATTCGATCGTAAAAACCATCGTATGAGACTGCAAATTCTGCTGCATTCAGCGTTGAGCCAAATAATAATGCTGCGCTTACTAATCCTACACACCGCTTATTCACTAAAAAACTCCTGATTAGCATAAATCATGTCTCTGATCTCTTCGACATAGTGGTTACCACGTTCAGAGTACGCTAATAACCCATTTGCTAACTCAACAGCTGAGGGTTCTTCTTGCTGCTCGCGTTGCAATGAACGGATATTACGAAGCTCTCTGTATGCACGATTAGTATTAATATTTCTAAAATAAGCAGCAACGGCATGCGAGACTGATTCATAAACGGCCACTTCATGCGCGGCATCTAAATTTCGATTCAAAGGCACCATGCCACACCCTTCTTGATAGCACCATTGACCAAAAAAGTTTAAGCCGATCCGAGCAAAACGCGACGTACCCCATGCAGACTCATTGGCCGCCTGCATTAAAACTAACTCTTCAGGTACAATGTCGACCCGCTTTAAAGCGGCCGTAATGCTCGCCTTATCAATTGGTTGCTTTACT includes the following:
- the ttcA gene encoding tRNA 2-thiocytidine(32) synthetase TtcA — protein: MSHSLTAKTKYNFNKLQKRLRRLTGQAIADFNMIEDGDRIMVCMSGGKDSYTMFDILQSLQRAAPIKFELIAVNLDQKQPGFPEHVLPQYFESLGVEYKIVEEDTYKIVTDIIPEGKTTCSLCSRLRRGILYRTAKELGATKIALGHHRDDMIETLFLNMFYGGKLKGMPAKLASDDGQHMVIRPLAYCKEADIEEYAEHKEFPIIPCNLCGSQENLQRKNIKMMLQEWDKTNPGRIETIFTAMQNVTPSHLADNNLFDFKNLQKSDVAIGEGDIALDKVEVPAIPVGLIQDSEDNDVMVVELN
- a CDS encoding DUF2987 domain-containing protein, which gives rise to MNKRCVGLVSAALLFGSTLNAAEFAVSYDGFYDRMKVVNKGDYLLASVGFYLVDGQTPSLPCDILSGRIVTEQYEQPLSFTDKGQLLLPFEKQLDQDKAVIVVQHSSAQCQLQMQIEARDDYSQSVTKQQLFATYQELDKLMDDLSGFLMSKVFSFLMPHMTGITVEFTDLAEAVNDKEQWQCVKNRCFSKVDQSWETQKDAVLFSQAPVRILPYLEK
- a CDS encoding glucosaminidase domain-containing protein, giving the protein MLKSVLRVLAISFTLYCLVYPFINQPVKEVTESVTEPETVTEVVIVEEKPRHNVILPDFANIPDIKQKKMEFFSFIRPHVIAENKRISQQRAQLEIAKMMLEFDDVLSEQQLRNLRLIFKEYKVKQPIDKASITAALKRVDIVPEELVLMQAANESAWGTSRFARIGLNFFGQWCYQEGCGMVPLNRNLDAAHEVAVYESVSHAVAAYFRNINTNRAYRELRNIRSLQREQQEEPSAVELANGLLAYSERGNHYVEEIRDMIYANQEFFSE